A genomic segment from Peribacillus sp. ACCC06369 encodes:
- the sucD gene encoding succinate--CoA ligase subunit alpha, with amino-acid sequence MSVYINKDTKVIVQGITGSTALFHTKQMLEYGTKIVGGVTPGKGGTEAEGVPVFNTVSEAVNETGANASVIYVPAPFAADAILEAVDAELDLVICITEHIPVLDMVKVKRYMEGKKTRLIGPNCPGVISPEECKIGIMPGYIHKKGHVGVVSRSGTLTYEAVHQLSQAGIGQSSAVGIGGDPVNGTDFIDVLKAFNEDPETHAVIMIGEIGGTAEEEAAIWVKENMTKPVVGFIGGRTAPAGKRMGHAGAIISGGKGTADEKIRVMNECGIKVAETPSVMGETLISVLKEKDIYEPCKTH; translated from the coding sequence ATGAGCGTTTATATTAATAAAGATACGAAAGTGATCGTTCAGGGAATCACTGGTTCAACAGCATTATTTCATACAAAACAAATGTTGGAATACGGCACGAAAATCGTTGGAGGCGTCACTCCGGGTAAAGGCGGAACAGAAGCGGAAGGGGTACCTGTATTCAATACAGTTTCCGAAGCTGTCAATGAAACCGGAGCGAATGCATCGGTTATCTATGTACCGGCTCCATTTGCTGCCGATGCGATTCTAGAAGCCGTTGACGCAGAACTTGATCTTGTTATTTGTATAACTGAACATATTCCTGTCCTGGATATGGTCAAGGTGAAGCGATACATGGAAGGTAAAAAAACTCGCTTGATCGGACCTAACTGCCCGGGTGTCATTAGTCCGGAAGAGTGTAAGATTGGTATCATGCCAGGATATATCCACAAAAAAGGCCATGTAGGTGTAGTTTCACGTTCTGGAACTTTAACGTACGAAGCCGTTCACCAATTATCGCAAGCAGGAATTGGGCAATCATCGGCTGTCGGTATCGGTGGAGATCCCGTTAATGGAACCGACTTCATCGATGTACTGAAAGCGTTCAATGAAGATCCGGAAACACATGCGGTGATCATGATCGGGGAAATCGGCGGAACGGCAGAAGAAGAAGCAGCTATCTGGGTGAAAGAAAATATGACTAAGCCAGTTGTTGGTTTCATTGGTGGCCGTACGGCTCCAGCCGGTAAACGCATGGGACATGCTGGTGCCATTATCTCTGGAGGAAAAGGGACAGCTGACGAGAAAATCCGCGTAATGAACGAATGTGGAATTAAAGTTGCTGAGACTCCATCCGTAATGGGTGAAACTTTGATTTCCGTTCTAAAAGAAAAAGATATTTACGAACCTTGTAAAACCCATTGA
- a CDS encoding putative DNA-binding protein — MLEKTTRINYLYDFYQSLLTEKQQSYMSLYYLDDYSLGEIADEYEVSRQAVYDNIKRTEAMLEEYEAKLLLFQKFQERNQWIANMKGLIEKDSFSKEKLLDAITTLEKLD, encoded by the coding sequence ATGCTTGAAAAGACAACGCGGATTAATTATTTGTATGACTTTTACCAATCGTTGTTAACAGAGAAGCAGCAGAGCTACATGTCCCTCTACTATCTGGATGATTACTCTCTTGGCGAGATTGCCGATGAATACGAAGTCAGTAGGCAGGCAGTCTATGATAATATAAAAAGAACAGAAGCGATGCTTGAGGAATACGAAGCTAAGCTATTGTTATTTCAAAAATTTCAAGAGCGTAACCAGTGGATTGCGAATATGAAGGGACTCATAGAAAAGGATTCCTTTTCAAAAGAGAAGCTGCTAGACGCAATCACAACGCTTGAGAAGTTGGATTAG
- the ftsY gene encoding signal recognition particle-docking protein FtsY, whose translation MSFFKKLKEKFTTQEQKEKEVEAEVSIGEKFKQGLTKTRNSFTGRVNELVARYRKVDEDFFEELEEILIQADVGFDTVMELIDQLKMEVKLRNISDTREVQSVISEKLVEIYQGNEEATSSLNIQEEGLTVILFVGVNGVGKTTTIGKLAHKFKEEGKSVVLAAGDTFRAGAIEQLEVWGERVGVSVIKQGEGSDPAAVMFDAIQAAKARKADILICDTAGRLQNKVNLMKELEKVKRVIEREVPGAPHEVLLALDATTGQNALIQAKTFKEATNVSGIVLTKLDGTAKGGIVLAIRNELAIPVKFVGLGEKMDDLQEFDAEKYVYGLFADIIDKEEV comes from the coding sequence ATGAGTTTTTTCAAAAAGCTAAAAGAGAAATTTACGACCCAGGAACAAAAAGAAAAAGAAGTTGAAGCAGAAGTATCCATTGGGGAAAAATTCAAGCAAGGTTTGACAAAGACGAGAAATTCCTTTACTGGAAGGGTTAATGAACTTGTTGCCCGTTATCGGAAGGTGGATGAGGACTTTTTTGAAGAACTTGAAGAAATCCTAATACAGGCTGATGTAGGCTTTGATACTGTGATGGAACTAATTGATCAATTGAAAATGGAAGTCAAACTCCGCAATATCTCTGATACGAGGGAAGTGCAATCCGTCATTTCCGAAAAGCTTGTTGAAATCTACCAAGGCAATGAAGAGGCAACTTCAAGCTTGAATATACAAGAAGAAGGTTTGACGGTCATCTTGTTTGTAGGGGTTAATGGGGTAGGCAAAACGACGACAATCGGAAAACTTGCCCATAAATTCAAGGAAGAAGGAAAATCTGTTGTATTGGCTGCCGGGGATACTTTCCGTGCCGGTGCGATTGAACAGTTAGAGGTTTGGGGAGAGCGTGTGGGTGTCAGTGTAATCAAACAGGGTGAAGGCTCTGACCCTGCAGCGGTCATGTTCGATGCGATTCAGGCCGCCAAGGCACGAAAAGCTGATATCCTGATCTGTGACACTGCCGGTCGCTTACAGAATAAAGTGAATTTAATGAAGGAATTGGAAAAGGTGAAACGTGTAATTGAACGTGAAGTACCCGGCGCACCACACGAGGTGTTGCTTGCCCTTGATGCAACAACTGGACAAAATGCCCTCATTCAAGCCAAGACATTCAAGGAAGCGACCAATGTTTCCGGTATTGTTTTAACAAAGCTTGATGGCACGGCAAAAGGTGGAATTGTCTTGGCAATTCGCAATGAATTGGCCATTCCGGTTAAATTTGTCGGGCTTGGTGAAAAAATGGACGATCTGCAGGAATTCGATGCTGAGAAATATGTTTATGGCCTTTTTGCAGATATCATCGATAAAGAAGAGGTTTAA
- a CDS encoding EscU/YscU/HrcU family type III secretion system export apparatus switch protein: MKNDRRKEAIALKYDQTTSKAPVILAKGKGKTAENILEKAMKLDIPVQKDGSLAALLGQLDINQTIPEELYGAVAEVFAFIYKVDKDMNR; encoded by the coding sequence ATGAAAAATGATAGACGAAAAGAAGCGATTGCTTTAAAGTATGATCAAACGACATCAAAGGCTCCCGTCATATTGGCGAAAGGGAAAGGTAAAACGGCTGAAAATATTCTGGAAAAGGCTATGAAACTGGATATACCGGTCCAAAAGGACGGATCGCTTGCTGCACTTTTAGGTCAATTAGATATAAATCAAACAATTCCCGAAGAATTGTACGGAGCTGTTGCTGAGGTATTTGCATTCATTTATAAAGTTGACAAGGACATGAATCGGTAG
- the rpsP gene encoding 30S ribosomal protein S16, producing the protein MAVKIRLKRMGAKKSPFYRIVVADSRSPRDGRYIEVVGTYNPVTQPAKVEINEELALKWLQDGAKPSDTVRNLFSTQGIMEKFHVAKNSK; encoded by the coding sequence ATGGCAGTAAAAATTCGCTTAAAACGTATGGGAGCTAAAAAATCTCCTTTCTATCGTATTGTAGTTGCAGATTCTCGTTCACCACGTGACGGACGTTACATTGAAGTGGTTGGAACTTATAACCCGGTGACTCAACCAGCTAAAGTTGAAATCAACGAAGAGCTTGCTCTTAAATGGTTACAAGATGGAGCTAAACCATCTGATACAGTTCGTAACTTATTCTCAACACAAGGCATCATGGAAAAATTCCATGTTGCAAAAAACAGCAAGTAA
- a CDS encoding ribonuclease HII has translation MKTAMSIKEISSKLKTISEPGDLFLQECREDSRKGVTDLVSKWQRAYEKEQQVKDAFTEMTEFERQLRKQGFSILAGIDEVGRGPLAGPVVTSAVILPESFYLPGLNDSKKIPESKRELFYEMIFKEALSIGIGVVHSEVIDEINIYQATKKAMVAAVNDLSELPDHLLVDAMELDVPIPQLSLIKGDARSITISAASIIAKVTRDRMMKEYGEKYPEYGFDKHMGYGTSQHLEALDKHGLTPWHRRSFAPVKEIAARTKD, from the coding sequence ATGAAAACTGCAATGAGCATTAAGGAAATCTCCTCAAAGTTAAAGACAATAAGTGAGCCTGGAGATTTATTTTTACAGGAATGCCGGGAGGACAGCCGAAAGGGTGTAACCGACTTAGTGAGCAAATGGCAAAGAGCCTATGAAAAAGAACAACAGGTAAAGGATGCTTTCACGGAAATGACGGAGTTTGAGCGGCAATTGCGAAAACAGGGGTTTTCCATTCTTGCTGGTATCGATGAAGTAGGGAGAGGGCCGCTGGCAGGACCAGTTGTGACGAGTGCAGTCATCTTGCCGGAATCTTTTTATTTGCCAGGGCTGAATGATTCTAAAAAGATTCCAGAGTCAAAAAGGGAACTGTTTTATGAAATGATTTTTAAGGAAGCACTATCCATAGGTATAGGTGTTGTACATAGCGAAGTAATTGATGAAATCAATATATACCAAGCTACGAAAAAAGCGATGGTGGCCGCAGTGAACGATCTTTCAGAACTTCCTGATCATTTGTTGGTCGATGCGATGGAACTGGATGTGCCGATTCCGCAGCTTTCACTCATAAAGGGGGACGCAAGAAGCATTACCATCTCTGCGGCCTCCATTATCGCGAAAGTGACTCGTGATAGGATGATGAAGGAATATGGTGAAAAATATCCGGAATATGGTTTCGACAAGCACATGGGTTATGGGACAAGCCAACATTTAGAAGCGCTCGACAAGCACGGGCTTACACCTTGGCATAGAAGAAGTTTTGCACCAGTAAAGGAAATCGCTGCACGAACGAAGGACTAA
- a CDS encoding KH domain-containing protein codes for MKALIETIVSALVDYPEEVIVASKEESDRIVYTLSVHKEDMGKVIGKQGRVAKAIRTVVYAAGSSQQKKIYLEISE; via the coding sequence ATGAAAGCACTAATTGAAACGATTGTTTCAGCACTTGTGGATTATCCGGAAGAGGTCATCGTGGCTTCCAAGGAAGAGTCCGACCGGATTGTTTATACCCTCTCCGTTCATAAGGAGGACATGGGTAAAGTCATCGGTAAACAAGGGCGTGTTGCTAAGGCGATTCGTACTGTGGTATATGCAGCAGGATCTTCACAGCAGAAGAAAATCTATTTGGAGATTTCCGAATAA
- the ffh gene encoding signal recognition particle protein, which translates to MAFEGLADRLQSTMQKIRGKGKVNEADVKEMMREVRLALLEADVNFKVVKDFVKRVSERSVGQEVLKSLTPGQQVIKVVKEELTDLMGGEQSKIAVASKPPTVIMMVGLQGAGKTTTTGKLANLLRKKYNRKPLLVAADIYRPAAIKQLETLGKQLSMPVFSLGDQVSPVEIAKQAIEKAKEEHHDYVLIDTAGRLHVDENLMGELKDIKELTKPDEIFLVVDAMTGQDAVNVAQSFNEQLGLTGVVLTKLDGDTRGGAALSIRSVTNTPIKFVGMGEKLDALEAFHPERMASRILGMGDVLTLIEKAQANVDEEKAKELEKKMRTATFTFDDFLEQLGQVRNMGPLDDILKMIPGANKMKGMDNLQIDEKQIGHVEAIIRSMTTQEKEHPETMNASRKKRIAKGSGRSIQEVNRLLKQFEEMKKMMKQVTNMQKGKKKGFKFPFM; encoded by the coding sequence ATGGCATTTGAAGGATTGGCCGACCGACTGCAGAGCACGATGCAAAAGATCCGTGGAAAAGGGAAGGTCAACGAAGCGGACGTTAAAGAAATGATGCGTGAAGTTCGATTGGCCCTGCTTGAAGCGGATGTTAACTTTAAAGTCGTGAAGGATTTTGTAAAACGTGTCAGTGAACGTTCGGTAGGTCAGGAAGTGCTGAAAAGCTTAACCCCCGGTCAGCAGGTAATTAAAGTAGTAAAGGAAGAATTGACGGATCTGATGGGCGGCGAACAGAGCAAGATTGCTGTTGCCTCGAAACCACCGACCGTCATTATGATGGTAGGGCTTCAAGGTGCAGGTAAAACGACGACCACCGGAAAGCTAGCCAATCTTCTTAGAAAAAAATACAACCGCAAGCCATTGCTCGTTGCGGCTGATATTTACCGTCCGGCGGCGATTAAGCAGCTTGAAACACTTGGCAAACAATTAAGCATGCCTGTTTTCTCCCTTGGGGACCAGGTTAGTCCTGTTGAAATTGCCAAACAGGCGATTGAAAAAGCTAAGGAAGAACATCATGATTATGTGTTGATTGATACCGCAGGCCGCCTTCATGTTGATGAAAACTTGATGGGTGAACTGAAGGATATCAAAGAATTGACAAAACCTGATGAAATCTTCCTGGTTGTCGATGCGATGACCGGTCAAGATGCGGTCAATGTAGCCCAAAGCTTTAATGAACAGCTAGGCCTGACTGGTGTCGTATTAACGAAACTTGATGGGGACACACGTGGTGGTGCGGCACTTTCGATTCGTTCAGTCACCAACACGCCGATTAAATTCGTCGGTATGGGAGAAAAATTGGATGCACTCGAAGCATTCCATCCAGAACGGATGGCTTCGCGGATCCTTGGCATGGGTGATGTATTGACCCTTATCGAAAAAGCACAGGCCAATGTAGATGAAGAAAAAGCGAAAGAATTAGAGAAAAAGATGCGTACAGCCACTTTTACCTTTGATGATTTCCTTGAGCAACTTGGTCAGGTGCGGAATATGGGACCGCTTGATGATATTCTGAAAATGATTCCCGGTGCGAATAAAATGAAAGGGATGGACAACCTTCAGATCGATGAGAAACAAATCGGTCATGTCGAAGCTATCATCCGTTCAATGACAACGCAGGAAAAGGAACATCCAGAAACCATGAATGCATCCCGCAAGAAACGGATTGCCAAAGGAAGCGGCAGATCGATTCAGGAAGTGAACCGTCTACTGAAGCAATTCGAAGAAATGAAAAAGATGATGAAACAGGTTACGAACATGCAAAAAGGTAAGAAAAAGGGATTCAAATTCCCGTTCATGTAA
- the rimM gene encoding ribosome maturation factor RimM (Essential for efficient processing of 16S rRNA), which translates to MENWFNVGKIVNTHGLLGEVRVISSTDFPEKRYKVGNTLYLFRDTDKKPLPLVIRSHRTHKNFNLLTFENYYNVGQVEAFRNGVLKVKEAQLGKLDEGEFYFHEIIGCSVFTDEGMEIGEIIEVLTPGANDVWVIKKAGSKDILIPYIEQIVKEVDISAKKVIITPMEGLLD; encoded by the coding sequence ATGGAAAATTGGTTTAATGTAGGTAAAATTGTCAACACACATGGTCTTTTAGGAGAAGTCCGTGTTATTTCTTCAACAGACTTTCCTGAAAAACGATACAAAGTGGGAAATACACTGTATTTATTTAGGGACACGGATAAAAAGCCTTTGCCGCTTGTCATCAGGTCGCACCGCACCCATAAAAACTTTAACCTATTGACGTTCGAGAACTATTATAACGTCGGACAGGTCGAGGCTTTTAGAAACGGGGTCCTGAAAGTCAAGGAAGCACAGCTTGGTAAATTGGACGAAGGTGAGTTCTACTTCCATGAAATCATCGGCTGTTCGGTATTTACGGATGAAGGTATGGAAATTGGGGAAATCATTGAGGTTCTTACGCCTGGTGCCAATGATGTTTGGGTCATTAAGAAAGCTGGCAGTAAGGATATTTTGATCCCGTATATTGAACAAATTGTAAAAGAAGTAGATATTTCCGCTAAAAAAGTCATCATTACACCGATGGAAGGACTTTTAGACTGA
- the lepB gene encoding signal peptidase I, which produces MAKKKNELWEWTKAVIIAVIAATLIRYFLLAPIVVDGNSMMPTLKDTDRMIVNKISYSIGEPKRFDIIVFEAPEGKDYIKRVIGLPGEKVEYKDDTLYVNGKAYSEPYLDEYKKQLIDGGALTEPFTLSDVIEQGTVPEDHLFVLGDNRRFSKDSRHIGVGVVPYDKVLGKTKLVYWPIEDLRLAE; this is translated from the coding sequence ATGGCGAAAAAGAAAAATGAATTGTGGGAATGGACAAAGGCGGTCATAATAGCGGTTATAGCTGCGACACTGATTCGTTATTTCCTCCTGGCTCCTATTGTTGTGGACGGTAATTCCATGATGCCGACATTAAAGGATACGGACCGCATGATCGTTAATAAAATCTCCTATTCGATTGGTGAACCGAAAAGATTCGACATTATCGTTTTCGAAGCTCCAGAAGGCAAGGATTACATAAAGCGGGTCATCGGATTGCCAGGGGAAAAAGTGGAATATAAAGATGATACTCTTTACGTGAATGGAAAAGCTTATTCTGAGCCATACTTGGATGAATATAAAAAACAATTGATTGATGGCGGGGCTTTGACGGAACCTTTTACATTAAGTGATGTCATAGAACAAGGAACGGTGCCTGAAGACCACCTATTCGTCTTAGGGGATAATCGCCGTTTCAGTAAGGACAGCCGCCATATTGGCGTTGGTGTCGTTCCTTACGATAAAGTGTTAGGAAAAACTAAATTAGTTTATTGGCCGATCGAAGACCTTCGATTGGCGGAATAG
- the trmD gene encoding tRNA (guanosine(37)-N1)-methyltransferase TrmD, protein MKIDVLSLFPEMFEGVFGSSILKKAAEKQAVSYKVTNFRDYADNKHSTVDDYPYGGGAGMVLKAQPIFDAVEALKGQAELTPRVVLLCPQGERYTQKKAEEFAKEEHLIFICGHYEGYDERIREHVVTDEISIGDFVLTGGELGAMVIIDSVVRLLPGVLGNVDSPILDSYSSGLLEHPHYTRPADFRGMKVPDPLISGNHKKIDEWRMKESLRRTWMRRPDLLDSYELSEVEKKLLSEIKKED, encoded by the coding sequence ATGAAAATCGATGTGCTTTCGCTTTTTCCAGAAATGTTCGAAGGGGTATTCGGTTCGTCAATTTTAAAAAAAGCTGCAGAAAAGCAAGCTGTCAGCTATAAGGTGACCAATTTCCGAGATTATGCAGATAATAAGCATTCGACGGTAGACGATTATCCGTATGGCGGCGGTGCCGGAATGGTATTGAAGGCACAACCGATTTTTGATGCTGTGGAGGCTCTTAAAGGGCAAGCGGAGCTAACCCCAAGGGTGGTCCTGCTTTGCCCTCAGGGAGAGCGTTACACGCAGAAAAAAGCTGAAGAGTTTGCAAAAGAAGAACATCTCATTTTCATTTGCGGGCATTATGAAGGGTATGATGAGCGCATCCGGGAGCATGTCGTCACGGATGAAATATCGATTGGTGACTTTGTGCTTACAGGCGGGGAATTGGGTGCAATGGTCATTATTGACAGTGTTGTTCGCTTGCTTCCTGGCGTTCTGGGAAATGTTGACTCCCCGATTCTTGATTCCTATTCTTCTGGATTATTAGAGCATCCCCATTATACTAGACCTGCAGATTTCCGGGGAATGAAAGTTCCCGATCCGCTAATATCCGGAAATCATAAAAAAATCGATGAATGGCGGATGAAGGAATCTCTGCGTAGAACCTGGATGCGACGTCCGGATTTGCTCGATAGCTATGAACTATCGGAAGTTGAAAAAAAATTATTGTCCGAGATTAAAAAAGAAGACTGA
- the ylqF gene encoding ribosome biogenesis GTPase YlqF, with protein sequence MTIQWFPGHMAKARREVTEKLKLIDIIFELVDARIPASSRNPMIDEIIQHKPRVILLNKADMADPVKTNKWLEYYKSQGKTAIAINSQAGNGLNQITTASKKLLKEKYDRMESRGIKPRAIRAMIVGIPNVGKSTLINRLAKKNIAKTGNTPGVTKAQQWIKVGKELELLDTPGILWPKFEDQQVGLKLALTGAIKDTILNLHEVSLYGLRFLEKEYPDRLKSRYNLDAIPQETLELFDAVGKFRGCLASGGFIDYDKTAELVVREIRSEKMGPLTFEVPKDYEEDNIPE encoded by the coding sequence TTGACAATACAGTGGTTCCCTGGCCATATGGCCAAAGCAAGACGGGAAGTAACAGAGAAATTAAAACTGATCGACATCATCTTTGAACTTGTGGATGCCCGGATTCCGGCATCTTCACGAAATCCGATGATCGATGAAATCATACAGCATAAACCGAGGGTTATCCTTTTGAATAAAGCTGATATGGCCGATCCTGTAAAAACGAATAAGTGGCTTGAATATTATAAATCGCAGGGAAAAACGGCAATAGCCATTAACTCACAGGCAGGAAACGGTTTAAACCAGATTACAACTGCTTCTAAAAAACTTTTAAAAGAGAAGTATGACCGGATGGAATCAAGAGGAATAAAACCGAGAGCGATCCGCGCCATGATAGTAGGTATTCCGAACGTAGGGAAATCAACTTTAATAAATCGACTTGCCAAAAAGAACATTGCCAAAACAGGGAATACACCTGGTGTCACGAAAGCACAGCAATGGATAAAAGTTGGTAAGGAATTGGAATTGCTGGACACGCCGGGGATTCTTTGGCCTAAATTCGAGGATCAGCAAGTAGGCTTGAAGCTTGCTTTGACAGGAGCGATCAAGGATACGATTTTAAACTTGCACGAAGTTTCGTTATACGGTCTTCGCTTTTTGGAAAAAGAATATCCGGATAGATTGAAATCCCGTTATAACTTGGATGCAATTCCTCAGGAAACGCTCGAACTATTCGATGCGGTCGGAAAGTTCAGGGGCTGTTTAGCATCTGGAGGCTTCATTGATTATGACAAAACCGCAGAGTTGGTCGTACGTGAAATCCGTTCAGAAAAGATGGGTCCGCTTACGTTTGAGGTCCCTAAGGATTATGAAGAAGATAATATCCCCGAATAA
- the rplS gene encoding 50S ribosomal protein L19 has translation MQNLINEITKEQLRSDLPSFRPGDTVRVHVKVIEGTRERIQLFEGVVIKRRGGGVSETFTVRKISYGVGVERAFPVHTPKIAKLEVIRHGKVRRAKLYYLRELRGKKARIKEIRR, from the coding sequence ATGCAAAATCTTATTAACGAAATCACAAAAGAACAACTTCGCTCAGATCTTCCATCATTCAGACCTGGTGACACAGTACGTGTACACGTAAAGGTTATTGAAGGAACTCGCGAACGTATCCAGTTGTTTGAAGGCGTTGTAATCAAACGTCGTGGCGGCGGAGTTAGTGAAACTTTCACAGTACGTAAGATCTCTTACGGCGTTGGAGTAGAACGTGCTTTCCCTGTTCACACACCAAAAATTGCGAAACTAGAAGTTATCCGTCACGGTAAAGTACGTCGTGCGAAACTTTATTACCTACGCGAACTTCGTGGTAAAAAAGCACGTATTAAAGAAATTCGTCGTTAA
- a CDS encoding YlqD family protein: protein MKILQNVIVNQVLTESSKNQLLEKYKSKRLQLQKESEQLRFELKKLEKTRNLQPASLRAHFEKEINQRQEKIKLLEFQMEQLEILPTGSELKEREVQSIIDVEIGADWDEIMATKTIVIKDGIVSEIR, encoded by the coding sequence ATGAAAATTCTCCAAAATGTAATCGTTAACCAAGTATTAACGGAATCCAGCAAGAATCAGCTCCTCGAGAAGTACAAGTCAAAACGCCTTCAGCTTCAAAAAGAGAGTGAACAGCTTCGCTTTGAACTGAAAAAGCTTGAAAAAACAAGAAATCTCCAGCCTGCCAGTCTCCGTGCTCATTTCGAAAAAGAAATAAACCAGAGGCAAGAAAAAATTAAACTGCTTGAATTCCAAATGGAGCAGTTGGAGATCCTTCCCACCGGAAGCGAATTGAAGGAACGGGAAGTTCAAAGTATCATTGATGTGGAAATTGGGGCAGATTGGGACGAAATCATGGCAACGAAGACCATTGTCATTAAAGATGGAATCGTCTCGGAAATTCGTTAG
- the sucC gene encoding ADP-forming succinate--CoA ligase subunit beta, which translates to MNIHEYQGKEILRQYGVSVPNGRVAFTVDEAVEAAKELGTEVVVVKAQIHAGGRGKAGGVKVAKNLDEARTYAEEILGKTLVTHQTGPAGKEVKRLLIEEGCDITKEYYIGLVLDRATNSVVLMASEEGGTEIEEVAEKTPEKIFKEVIDPVVGLTGFQARRIAFNINIPTSLINKASKLMVNLYTAFVEKDCSIAEINPLVVTGDGNVMALDAKLNFDDNAIYRHKDIAEYRDLDEEDAKEIEASKHGLSYISLDGNIGCMVNGAGLAMATMDIIKHYMGDPANFLDVGGGATEEKVKEAFKIILSDQNVKGIFVNIFGGIMKCDIIAAGVVSAAKELGLDVPLVVRLEGTNVDLGKKILKESGLNITAAESMADGAQKIVSLVG; encoded by the coding sequence ATGAATATCCATGAGTATCAGGGGAAAGAGATATTGCGACAATACGGGGTATCCGTTCCAAATGGCCGGGTTGCCTTTACTGTTGATGAAGCAGTGGAAGCAGCGAAGGAGTTAGGTACGGAAGTTGTTGTCGTCAAAGCTCAAATTCATGCGGGCGGCCGCGGGAAAGCCGGCGGAGTTAAGGTAGCGAAGAACCTTGATGAAGCGCGTACATATGCAGAAGAGATTCTTGGTAAGACGCTGGTGACCCATCAAACAGGACCTGCAGGCAAGGAAGTTAAGCGTTTACTTATTGAAGAAGGCTGCGACATTACGAAGGAATATTATATCGGGCTGGTCCTTGACCGTGCTACGAACAGTGTCGTATTGATGGCTTCTGAAGAAGGCGGAACGGAAATTGAGGAAGTGGCTGAAAAGACACCAGAGAAAATTTTCAAAGAAGTAATCGATCCGGTTGTCGGCCTGACTGGCTTCCAGGCACGTAGGATTGCATTCAATATCAATATTCCGACTTCACTTATAAATAAAGCTTCCAAACTTATGGTTAACTTATATACAGCTTTCGTTGAAAAAGATTGCTCAATCGCTGAAATCAACCCATTAGTGGTAACGGGCGATGGTAATGTAATGGCGCTGGATGCTAAATTGAATTTCGATGATAATGCCATTTACCGCCATAAAGACATCGCGGAGTACCGTGATTTGGATGAAGAGGATGCGAAAGAGATTGAAGCATCAAAACATGGCCTAAGTTACATATCGCTTGACGGAAATATCGGATGCATGGTTAATGGTGCAGGACTTGCTATGGCAACGATGGACATCATTAAACATTATATGGGAGACCCGGCTAACTTCCTTGACGTTGGTGGCGGCGCTACTGAGGAAAAAGTAAAAGAGGCTTTCAAAATCATCCTATCCGATCAAAATGTTAAAGGCATCTTCGTTAACATCTTCGGAGGAATCATGAAATGTGACATCATCGCTGCAGGCGTAGTATCTGCTGCTAAAGAGCTTGGCCTGGATGTCCCTCTTGTTGTTCGTCTTGAAGGAACGAATGTGGACCTTGGTAAAAAGATTCTAAAAGAGTCAGGTTTAAATATTACGGCTGCTGAATCAATGGCAGATGGAGCACAAAAAATAGTATCACTTGTAGGATAA